In a single window of the Bradyrhizobium erythrophlei genome:
- a CDS encoding tRNA (cytidine(34)-2'-O)-methyltransferase, whose product MQIALFQPDIPQNTGTILRLCACLDVTAHIIEPAGFPVSDRHFRRAGMDYLDQVTIMRHDSWSKFEQWRNDSGHRLVLFTTKGVSSYLGYRYGPTDILLFGRESAGVPDDVVTAADARLVIPIKPGLRSLNVAMAAAMALGEALRQTSKPSREAAR is encoded by the coding sequence ATGCAGATTGCACTTTTCCAGCCTGACATCCCCCAGAACACCGGGACGATTCTTCGTCTCTGTGCATGCCTTGACGTGACAGCCCATATCATCGAACCCGCCGGTTTTCCGGTATCCGATCGGCATTTCCGCCGGGCCGGCATGGATTATCTCGACCAGGTGACCATCATGCGTCACGACTCGTGGTCAAAATTCGAGCAATGGCGTAACGATAGCGGCCATCGGCTGGTCCTGTTCACAACCAAGGGCGTCAGTTCATATCTTGGTTATCGCTACGGCCCGACCGATATTCTGCTGTTCGGGCGCGAATCCGCAGGGGTACCCGACGACGTCGTCACCGCTGCGGACGCGCGGCTGGTGATCCCGATCAAGCCGGGCTTGCGCTCGCTCAATGTCGCGATGGCCGCCGCCATGGCATTGGGTGAAGCGCTGCGGCAAACCAGTAAACCTTCCAGGGAGGCGGCCCGGTGA
- the petA gene encoding ubiquinol-cytochrome c reductase iron-sulfur subunit — protein MTTASSAGSTRRDFLFVATGAAAAVGGLATLWPFVSQMNPDASTIAAGAPIEVDLTPIASGQDIKVFWRGKPIYIMNRTKKQIEEARAVPVASLPDPATDQSRVKEGHDQWLVVIGICTHLGCIPIAHEGNYDGFFCPCHGSQYDSSGRIRQGPAPANLAVPPYQFVSDSKIQIG, from the coding sequence GTGACGACAGCGTCTTCGGCGGGCTCGACACGCCGTGATTTCCTTTTTGTTGCAACGGGAGCCGCCGCCGCGGTGGGCGGATTGGCAACCCTCTGGCCGTTTGTTTCCCAGATGAATCCGGACGCCTCGACGATCGCGGCCGGCGCGCCGATCGAAGTCGATCTGACACCGATCGCCTCGGGCCAGGACATCAAGGTGTTCTGGCGCGGCAAACCGATCTACATCATGAACCGCACGAAGAAGCAGATTGAGGAGGCGCGCGCGGTACCGGTTGCGAGCCTTCCCGATCCGGCGACCGACCAGTCCCGAGTCAAGGAGGGCCACGACCAGTGGCTGGTCGTGATCGGCATCTGCACCCATCTCGGCTGCATCCCGATCGCCCATGAGGGCAATTACGACGGCTTCTTCTGCCCGTGCCACGGCTCGCAATACGACTCCTCGGGTCGCATTCGCCAGGGACCTGCGCCCGCCAACTTGGCGGTGCCGCCCTATCAATTCGTATCCGACAGCAAAATCCAGATTGGCTAA
- a CDS encoding cytochrome c1, whose protein sequence is MSGPSDYQPTNPALKWIERRLPIMGLVHSSFVAYPTPRNLNYWWTFGAILSLMLGVQILTGVVLAMHYTPNADLAFRSVEGIVRDVNYGWLLRNMHASGASMFFLAVYVHMFRGLYYGSYKEPREILWILGVIIYLLMMATGFMGYVLPWGQMSFWGATVITNLFSAIPYFGESIVTLLWGGYSVGNPTLNRFFSLHYLLPFVIAGVVGLHIWALHVAGQNNPAGVEPKTEKDTVAFTPYATIKDLFGVSCFLIFFAWFIFYMPNYLGDADNYIPANPGVTPAHIVPEWYYLPFYAILRSIPNKLAGVTAMFSAILVLAFLPWLDTAKTRSSRYRPLAKQFFWMFVIVCVLLGYLGAQPPEGIYVIAGRVLTFCYFAYFLILLPLLSRIERPRPLPNSIADDVLAKTGSKSAPMVSTVIALMVAGALFAGSAQTARADEQAVPPSQQWSFAGPLGKFDRGSLQRGLKVYKEVCSNCHALSYIAFRNLADPGGPGYSEAQAAALAAEYKIKDGPNDQGEMFERPGRPADYFPSPFPNEQAARAANGGAAPPDLSLITKARSYERGFPKFVFDFFTQFQEQGPNYVDAILQGFEDKPPAGVTIPDGSYYNKYFPGHAIKMPKPLSDGQVTFDDGSPATVAQYAHDVTTFLMWAAEPHMEARKRVGLQVFVFLILFAGLMYFTKKKVWANAH, encoded by the coding sequence ATGAGCGGACCATCCGACTACCAGCCGACCAATCCCGCCTTGAAATGGATTGAGCGGCGTCTGCCGATTATGGGTCTCGTCCACTCCTCGTTCGTGGCCTACCCGACACCCCGCAACCTGAACTACTGGTGGACCTTCGGCGCCATCCTTTCGCTGATGCTCGGGGTGCAGATCCTGACCGGCGTGGTCCTGGCGATGCATTACACGCCGAACGCCGACCTGGCCTTCAGGTCGGTCGAGGGCATTGTGCGCGACGTCAACTACGGCTGGCTGCTGCGCAACATGCACGCCAGCGGCGCCTCGATGTTCTTCCTCGCCGTCTACGTCCACATGTTCCGCGGCCTGTATTACGGGTCGTACAAGGAGCCGCGCGAAATCCTGTGGATTCTCGGCGTCATCATCTACCTCCTGATGATGGCGACGGGCTTCATGGGCTACGTGCTGCCGTGGGGCCAGATGAGCTTCTGGGGCGCCACCGTCATCACCAACCTGTTCTCCGCCATTCCCTATTTCGGCGAGAGCATCGTCACCCTGCTGTGGGGCGGCTATTCCGTCGGCAATCCGACCTTGAACCGGTTCTTCTCGCTGCACTACCTGCTGCCGTTCGTGATCGCCGGCGTGGTAGGGCTGCACATCTGGGCGCTGCATGTCGCGGGTCAGAACAATCCGGCCGGCGTCGAACCGAAGACGGAAAAGGACACCGTGGCGTTCACGCCCTACGCGACCATCAAGGACCTGTTCGGCGTTTCCTGCTTCCTGATCTTCTTCGCCTGGTTCATCTTCTACATGCCGAACTATCTCGGCGACGCCGACAACTACATTCCGGCCAATCCCGGCGTGACGCCGGCGCATATCGTGCCGGAGTGGTACTATCTGCCGTTCTACGCAATCCTGCGCAGCATCCCCAACAAGCTCGCCGGCGTGACCGCGATGTTCTCGGCGATCCTGGTGCTGGCGTTCCTGCCTTGGCTCGACACCGCGAAGACCCGGTCGTCCAGATACCGCCCGCTGGCGAAGCAGTTCTTCTGGATGTTCGTCATCGTCTGCGTGCTCCTGGGCTATCTCGGCGCGCAGCCGCCCGAAGGCATCTACGTGATCGCGGGGCGTGTGCTGACCTTCTGCTACTTCGCCTATTTCCTGATCCTGTTGCCGCTGTTGAGCCGGATCGAGAGGCCGCGCCCGCTTCCGAACTCGATCGCCGACGACGTGCTGGCGAAAACCGGAAGCAAGTCGGCGCCGATGGTGTCCACGGTGATCGCGCTGATGGTCGCGGGGGCGCTGTTCGCCGGAAGCGCGCAGACCGCCCGGGCCGACGAACAGGCAGTGCCGCCATCGCAGCAATGGTCGTTCGCCGGTCCGCTCGGCAAGTTCGATCGCGGGTCGCTGCAGCGCGGGCTGAAGGTCTACAAGGAAGTCTGCTCCAACTGTCACGCTTTGTCGTATATCGCGTTCCGCAATCTCGCCGATCCCGGCGGCCCCGGCTATTCCGAAGCGCAGGCGGCGGCGCTGGCCGCCGAATACAAGATCAAGGACGGCCCGAACGACCAGGGCGAAATGTTCGAGCGGCCCGGCCGGCCCGCCGATTATTTCCCCTCGCCGTTTCCCAACGAGCAGGCCGCGCGCGCGGCCAATGGCGGCGCGGCACCTCCCGACCTGTCGCTGATCACCAAGGCGCGTTCCTACGAGCGCGGTTTCCCGAAATTCGTGTTCGACTTTTTCACGCAATTTCAGGAGCAGGGCCCGAACTATGTCGATGCCATCCTGCAGGGCTTTGAAGACAAGCCGCCGGCGGGCGTGACCATCCCCGATGGCTCCTACTACAACAAATATTTTCCCGGCCACGCCATCAAGATGCCGAAGCCGCTCAGCGACGGCCAGGTCACGTTTGACGACGGGTCGCCGGCAACCGTCGCGCAATACGCCCACGACGTCACTACGTTCCTGATGTGGGCCGCGGAGCCGCACATGGAGGCCCGCAAGCGGGTGGGGCTGCAGGTGTTCGTGTTCCTGATCCTGTTCGCGGGCTTGATGTATTTCACCAAGAAGAAGGTCTGGGCCAACGCGCACTGA
- a CDS encoding dienelactone hydrolase family protein, with translation MGTSISFKRPDGKDASGYLVNASRGDAPGVVVIQEWWGLSEQIRGLCDRFALAGFDALAPDLYGGKVVPYHDTDAAGKEMNSLDFMDATTQTVRGAAQFLARNGAKVGLTGFCLGGAVTIIGAARIPELTAGVVFYGIPPEQAAKPADVKIPLQAHFANKDDWCTPELVGGFEKAMKAAGKSLELFRYDAEHAFVNEQRQSVHDRAAAELAWGRATEFFKKHLG, from the coding sequence ATGGGTACCAGCATCTCTTTCAAGCGGCCGGACGGCAAGGACGCCAGCGGTTATCTCGTCAACGCCAGCCGTGGCGACGCGCCGGGCGTGGTCGTAATCCAGGAATGGTGGGGGCTTTCCGAGCAGATCAGGGGGCTGTGCGACCGCTTCGCGCTGGCCGGCTTCGACGCGCTGGCGCCCGATCTCTACGGGGGCAAGGTGGTGCCGTATCACGACACCGACGCCGCGGGTAAGGAAATGAACTCGCTGGATTTCATGGACGCCACCACGCAGACCGTGCGCGGCGCCGCGCAATTCCTCGCCAGGAACGGCGCCAAGGTCGGGCTGACCGGCTTCTGCCTCGGCGGCGCGGTCACTATCATCGGCGCCGCCAGGATTCCCGAGCTGACCGCGGGCGTGGTGTTCTACGGCATTCCGCCGGAGCAGGCGGCAAAGCCGGCGGACGTGAAAATTCCGCTGCAGGCACATTTCGCCAACAAGGACGACTGGTGCACGCCCGAGCTGGTCGGCGGCTTCGAGAAGGCCATGAAGGCCGCCGGCAAGTCGCTCGAACTGTTCCGCTATGACGCCGAACACGCCTTCGTCAACGAGCAGCGCCAATCAGTGCACGACCGCGCCGCCGCCGAACTGGCCTGGGGCCGGGCCACGGAGTTTTTCAAAAAGCATTTGGGGTGA
- a CDS encoding VOC family protein encodes MALQALGYAGFGSADLDDWRQFGTGLVGLQAVERSPSLLAFRMDDRKQRIVIDRSLPEGTRFFGWEVADAAALDELAARLEKHQVNVVAEPQTLADNRRVRALISFRDPAGNRLEAFYGAEIDETPFCPGRSISGFRTGPLGLGHAVLTVENIDAVMPFYVDVLGFGLSDYMQKPFRAYFFHINARHHSLALIETGKNGMHHLMVELFSLDDVGQAYDVALNQHERIRVTLGRHTNDLMTSFYARTPSSFMVECGWGGREIDPPTWQPFELKDGPSLWGHERVWLPPADREVAREMRMRAAASGLRAPVQVMSGNYKLLSGTCPWWDGVSKAR; translated from the coding sequence ATGGCGTTGCAGGCTCTGGGATATGCGGGGTTCGGATCGGCCGATCTCGACGACTGGCGGCAGTTCGGGACCGGTTTGGTCGGCCTGCAGGCGGTGGAGCGCAGCCCGTCGCTGCTGGCGTTCCGGATGGACGACCGCAAGCAGCGCATCGTCATCGACCGCTCGCTGCCGGAAGGCACGCGCTTTTTCGGCTGGGAGGTTGCCGACGCGGCGGCGCTGGACGAACTCGCGGCCCGGCTGGAAAAGCATCAGGTCAATGTCGTCGCCGAACCGCAGACCCTTGCCGACAACAGACGTGTTCGCGCCTTGATTTCGTTTCGGGATCCCGCGGGCAATCGCCTCGAGGCATTCTACGGCGCCGAGATCGACGAGACGCCGTTTTGCCCCGGCCGTTCGATTTCGGGTTTCCGCACCGGTCCGCTCGGCCTCGGCCACGCCGTGCTGACGGTCGAGAACATCGACGCGGTGATGCCGTTCTATGTCGACGTGCTCGGCTTCGGGCTCAGCGACTACATGCAAAAGCCGTTTCGCGCCTACTTCTTTCACATCAACGCACGGCATCACAGCCTCGCTCTGATCGAGACCGGCAAGAACGGCATGCATCATCTGATGGTGGAGCTGTTCTCGCTCGACGATGTCGGCCAGGCCTATGATGTCGCCTTGAACCAGCACGAGCGCATTCGCGTCACGCTGGGCCGCCACACCAACGATCTCATGACGTCGTTTTACGCCAGGACGCCGTCGTCCTTCATGGTCGAGTGCGGCTGGGGCGGCAGGGAGATCGATCCGCCGACCTGGCAACCCTTCGAACTGAAGGACGGCCCGAGCCTGTGGGGACATGAACGGGTCTGGCTGCCGCCCGCCGACCGCGAAGTGGCCCGCGAGATGCGGATGCGCGCCGCGGCTTCCGGCCTGCGCGCGCCGGTCCAGGTGATGTCAGGCAATTACAAACTGCTGTCGGGAACGTGCCCGTGGTGGGATGGGGTCAGCAAGGCTCGCTGA
- a CDS encoding GDCCVxC domain-containing (seleno)protein — protein sequence MQLESVLTCPQCRFQSTEPMPTDACQFFYVCRGCGQKLKPLPGDCCVFCSYGSVPCPPIQESGKSQCCP from the coding sequence ATGCAACTGGAATCCGTTCTGACCTGCCCGCAATGCAGGTTTCAGTCGACCGAGCCGATGCCGACCGATGCCTGCCAGTTCTTTTATGTCTGCAGAGGTTGCGGACAGAAGCTCAAGCCGCTGCCCGGCGATTGCTGCGTGTTCTGCTCCTATGGCTCGGTGCCCTGTCCGCCGATTCAGGAAAGCGGCAAAAGCCAGTGTTGTCCCTGA
- a CDS encoding anthranilate synthase component I, producing the protein MNRTVFSLPARSEYRTRGGLAVTRSVEQFSGGAKRLDDLIDLLDRRRGVVLSSGTTVPGRYESFDLGFSDPPLRLETTGSDFSLQALNARGEVLIAFLGDALREPCVVVTETSATRLAGHIRRGAAPVDEDQRTRRASVMSLVRDLVAALGANDDPLLGLFGAFAYDLVFQIEDLVQKRAREPDQRDIVLYVPDRLLAYDRATGRGVVLSYDFAWNGKSSEDLPRDTEQSIYAQTPRQGFADHAPGEYQATVETARAAFARGDLFEAVPGQLFAEPCERSPAEVFQRLCRINPSPYGALMNLGDGEFLVAASPEMFVRSDGRRIETCPISGTIARGVDAIGDAEQIRQLLNSEKDEFELNMCTDVDRNDKARVCVPGTIKVLARRQIETYSKLFHTVDHVEGILRPGFDSLDAFLTHAWAVTVTGAPKLWAMQFVEDNERSSRRWYAGAIGAVNFDGSINTGLTIRTIRMKDGLAEVRVGATCLFDSDPAAEDRECQVKAAALFQALRGDPPKPLSAFAPDATGSGKQVLLIDHDDSFVHMLADYFRQVGATVTVVRHVHALEMLKQRRWDLLVLSPGPGRPEDFAIAKTIEAALGDKLPIFGVCLGVQAIGEYFGGQLGQLRQPAHGRPSQIQVRGGRLMQNLPNEIVIGRYHSLYVERDSMPEVLAVTASTEDGVAMAIEHKTLPVGGVQFHPESLMSLGGEVGLRIVENAFRLGVTGN; encoded by the coding sequence ATGAACAGGACCGTTTTCTCCCTGCCGGCCCGCAGCGAATATCGCACCCGTGGCGGCCTCGCCGTCACACGGTCGGTGGAGCAGTTCTCCGGCGGCGCCAAAAGGCTCGATGACCTGATCGACCTGCTCGATCGCCGCCGCGGCGTGGTTCTGTCGTCGGGCACAACGGTGCCGGGCCGCTATGAGAGCTTCGACCTCGGCTTTTCCGATCCGCCGCTGCGGCTGGAAACCACGGGATCCGACTTTTCACTGCAGGCGCTGAACGCGCGCGGCGAGGTATTAATCGCCTTTCTCGGCGACGCGCTCCGCGAACCCTGCGTCGTGGTGACCGAGACAAGCGCCACCCGGCTGGCCGGCCATATTCGGCGCGGCGCGGCGCCGGTCGACGAGGACCAGCGCACCCGCCGCGCCAGCGTGATGTCGCTGGTGCGCGATCTCGTAGCGGCGCTCGGCGCCAACGACGATCCGTTGCTCGGCCTGTTCGGCGCGTTCGCCTACGATCTGGTGTTCCAGATCGAGGACCTCGTGCAGAAGCGCGCCCGCGAACCCGACCAGCGCGACATCGTGCTTTACGTGCCGGATCGGCTGCTGGCCTATGACCGCGCCACCGGGCGCGGCGTGGTGCTGAGCTACGACTTTGCCTGGAACGGTAAATCGTCGGAAGATCTGCCGCGCGACACCGAGCAAAGCATCTACGCCCAAACGCCGCGGCAGGGATTTGCCGACCACGCGCCCGGCGAATATCAGGCCACCGTCGAAACCGCGCGCGCCGCGTTCGCGCGCGGCGATCTGTTCGAGGCGGTGCCGGGGCAACTGTTCGCCGAACCCTGCGAGCGCTCGCCGGCGGAAGTGTTCCAGCGGCTGTGCCGGATCAATCCGTCGCCTTACGGCGCGCTGATGAATCTCGGCGACGGCGAATTCCTGGTGGCGGCATCGCCGGAGATGTTCGTGCGCTCCGACGGAAGGCGGATCGAGACCTGCCCGATCTCCGGCACCATCGCACGCGGCGTCGATGCGATCGGCGACGCCGAACAGATCCGGCAATTGCTGAATTCGGAGAAAGACGAATTCGAACTCAACATGTGCACCGACGTCGACCGCAACGACAAGGCACGGGTGTGCGTGCCCGGAACAATTAAAGTTCTGGCGCGGCGGCAGATCGAGACCTACTCTAAACTGTTTCACACCGTCGATCATGTCGAAGGCATTTTGCGGCCCGGCTTCGACTCGCTCGATGCCTTCCTCACCCACGCCTGGGCGGTGACGGTGACCGGCGCGCCGAAATTGTGGGCGATGCAGTTCGTCGAGGACAACGAGCGCTCGTCGCGGCGCTGGTACGCCGGCGCGATCGGCGCGGTGAATTTCGACGGCAGCATCAACACCGGGTTGACCATCCGTACCATCCGGATGAAGGACGGCCTTGCCGAAGTGCGGGTCGGCGCCACCTGCCTGTTTGATTCCGATCCCGCCGCCGAGGATCGCGAGTGCCAGGTCAAGGCGGCGGCGCTGTTCCAGGCGCTGCGCGGCGATCCCCCAAAGCCGCTGTCGGCGTTCGCACCGGATGCCACCGGTTCCGGCAAGCAGGTGCTGCTGATCGATCATGACGACAGCTTTGTTCACATGCTGGCGGATTATTTCCGCCAGGTCGGCGCCACCGTGACCGTGGTCAGGCACGTGCACGCATTGGAAATGCTAAAGCAGAGGCGTTGGGATCTGCTGGTGCTGTCGCCCGGTCCGGGACGGCCGGAAGATTTTGCGATTGCCAAAACAATCGAGGCCGCGCTCGGCGACAAGCTGCCGATCTTCGGCGTCTGCCTCGGCGTGCAGGCGATCGGCGAGTATTTCGGCGGGCAACTGGGCCAGCTGCGCCAGCCCGCGCATGGACGGCCGTCGCAGATTCAGGTCCGCGGTGGGCGGCTGATGCAGAACCTGCCCAATGAAATCGTGATCGGCCGTTATCATTCGCTCTATGTCGAGCGCGACAGCATGCCGGAGGTGCTTGCGGTGACGGCGAGCACCGAGGACGGCGTCGCCATGGCGATCGAGCACAAGACCCTGCCGGTCGGCGGCGTGCAGTTTCATCCGGAGTCGCTGATGTCGCTCGGCGGCGAAGTGGGCCTGCGTATCGTCGAGAACGCATTTCGGCTTGGCGTGACGGGGAATTGA
- a CDS encoding adenine phosphoribosyltransferase: MTFEYDLKATVRTIPDYPKPGILFRDITTLLGDARAFRQAVDELVHPWAGNKIDKVAGIEARGFILGGAVAHQVSAGFVPIRKRGKLPHTTVRIAYSLEYGLDEMEMHADAIHPGERVILVDDLIATGGTAEGAVKLMRQIGANVVAACFIIDLPDLGGAAKLRAMDVPVRTLMAFDGH, encoded by the coding sequence ATGACTTTTGAATATGATCTGAAGGCCACCGTCCGCACCATTCCGGACTACCCGAAGCCCGGAATTCTGTTTCGCGATATCACCACGCTGCTGGGCGATGCGCGCGCCTTCCGCCAGGCGGTCGATGAACTGGTGCATCCCTGGGCGGGCAACAAGATCGACAAGGTCGCGGGCATCGAGGCGCGCGGCTTCATTCTTGGCGGCGCGGTGGCGCATCAGGTCTCCGCCGGCTTCGTGCCGATCCGCAAACGAGGCAAGCTGCCGCATACCACGGTGCGGATCGCCTACTCGCTGGAATACGGCCTCGATGAAATGGAAATGCACGCCGACGCCATTCATCCCGGCGAGCGCGTCATCCTGGTCGACGACCTGATCGCGACCGGCGGCACGGCGGAGGGCGCGGTCAAGCTGATGCGCCAGATCGGCGCCAATGTGGTCGCGGCCTGCTTCATCATCGACCTGCCGGACCTCGGCGGCGCGGCAAAATTGCGGGCGATGGATGTGCCGGTGCGAACGCTGATGGCGTTCGACGGGCATTGA
- a CDS encoding M48 family metallopeptidase: MAAYGLYTHIASNKFRSMLLLAGLFVLVYVMVYAGALIAEVVNYSGAPVDYYLMAAARDLVTALPYATGAAVLWIVIAYFFHQSIVDAVTGGEDVTRQQQPRLYNLLENLCISRGIPMPKLKIIESDALNAYATGLNQRQYAITVTTGLLNALNDQEVEAVLGHELTHIRNGDVQMMVIAVIIAGVVGFFAELFFRTFTNLGYYGGYGGYGRGGSWSSSSSSSSSSSSDGDRKSSGGGAIVVIIIAVALIALAWLLSQLVRLALSRSRELLADAGSVELTKNPDAMISALRKIENRGELPGATSAVMELCLDNPREGFSDLFATHPSVDARVQALVKFAGGHDPGRLALPSDTADGPDDQPADGQARAPAPSGPWSDARDPADATPGTSPGPWGNAPGPWGPR; encoded by the coding sequence ATGGCCGCGTACGGACTTTACACGCACATCGCATCGAACAAATTTCGCTCGATGCTGCTGCTGGCCGGACTGTTCGTCCTGGTCTACGTCATGGTCTATGCCGGCGCACTGATCGCGGAAGTGGTGAACTACAGCGGCGCGCCGGTCGACTATTATCTGATGGCGGCCGCGCGCGACCTCGTGACGGCGCTGCCCTACGCGACCGGCGCCGCCGTGCTGTGGATCGTGATCGCCTATTTCTTTCATCAATCGATCGTCGACGCCGTGACCGGCGGCGAGGACGTGACGCGGCAGCAGCAGCCCCGGCTCTATAATCTCCTTGAAAATCTCTGCATCTCGCGCGGCATCCCGATGCCGAAGCTGAAGATCATCGAAAGCGACGCGCTGAACGCGTACGCCACCGGGCTCAACCAGCGGCAATATGCCATTACCGTCACTACGGGCCTGTTGAATGCGCTCAACGACCAGGAGGTCGAGGCGGTGCTCGGCCACGAGCTCACCCACATCCGCAATGGCGATGTGCAGATGATGGTGATCGCCGTGATCATCGCCGGCGTGGTCGGCTTCTTTGCCGAACTGTTCTTCCGGACGTTCACCAATCTTGGCTATTATGGCGGCTATGGCGGTTACGGCCGCGGCGGGTCCTGGTCATCTTCATCTTCATCTTCATCCTCATCTTCTTCGGACGGCGACAGAAAAAGCTCCGGCGGCGGCGCCATCGTCGTCATTATCATCGCGGTCGCGCTGATCGCGCTGGCGTGGCTATTGTCGCAGCTGGTGCGGCTGGCGCTGTCGCGGTCGCGCGAACTGCTGGCCGATGCCGGCTCGGTCGAACTGACCAAAAACCCGGACGCCATGATCTCGGCGCTGCGCAAGATCGAGAACCGCGGCGAACTGCCCGGCGCCACCTCAGCGGTGATGGAATTGTGCCTCGACAACCCGCGCGAGGGTTTTTCCGACCTGTTCGCGACCCATCCCTCGGTGGATGCCCGGGTCCAGGCGCTGGTGAAATTCGCCGGCGGACACGATCCCGGACGGCTGGCGCTGCCGTCGGATACGGCCGATGGACCAGACGATCAGCCGGCAGATGGCCAGGCCCGGGCACCAGCGCCCTCCGGTCCATGGAGCGATGCCAGGGATCCGGCCGACGCAACGCCCGGTACCTCGCCGGGCCCGTGGGGCAATGCTCCCGGCCCGTGGGGGCCTCGCTGA
- a CDS encoding LemA family protein encodes MSTGWIVLGVIVVLVLFAFAAYNRLVALSQRVGQAFADIDVQLKQRHDLIPNLLETVKGYAAHERGTLDDVVKARNAAMSAQGPGQVAAAENQLSGALGRLIALSEAYPDLKANANFQQLANELSDLENKIAASRRFFNNAVQEYNTGIQQMPAALFAGMFGFTRKDFFDLGATRAEVEAVPQVKF; translated from the coding sequence ATGTCGACCGGCTGGATCGTTCTCGGCGTTATTGTGGTTCTCGTTCTTTTTGCGTTCGCGGCCTATAACCGGCTGGTCGCGCTCAGCCAGCGCGTCGGCCAGGCCTTCGCCGATATCGACGTGCAGCTGAAGCAGCGCCACGACCTGATCCCGAATCTGCTGGAGACCGTGAAGGGCTACGCCGCGCACGAGCGCGGCACGCTCGACGACGTGGTGAAGGCCCGCAACGCCGCGATGTCGGCGCAGGGACCCGGACAGGTCGCCGCCGCCGAGAACCAGTTGAGCGGCGCGCTCGGCCGGCTGATCGCGCTGTCCGAGGCCTATCCGGACCTCAAGGCCAACGCCAACTTCCAGCAACTGGCAAACGAGCTGTCGGACCTCGAAAACAAGATCGCCGCCAGCCGCCGCTTCTTCAACAACGCAGTCCAGGAATACAACACCGGCATCCAGCAGATGCCTGCGGCGCTGTTCGCCGGCATGTTCGGCTTCACCCGCAAGGATTTCTTCGACCTCGGCGCCACCCGCGCCGAAGTCGAAGCGGTGCCGCAGGTGAAATTCTGA
- a CDS encoding small ribosomal subunit Rsm22 family protein, whose translation MTAPDLPAELKAALDARLQGLSRSDAAERAALISRTYRGGGGSGAIRSEADALAYALARMPATYAAVIASLNALAEITPDFAPQNLLDVGAGPGTASWAAAEAFSSLQSFTLLDANDALRALALDLGSGSTRLRGMTYQRGEARAALADAEPADLVVASYMIGETSEAEQRALTELMWAKTRDTLLIVEPGTPAGYARIIAARAQLIESGAHVVAPCPHDGRCPLTAPDWCHFTQRLPRLRAHKQIKGAELPFEDEKFSYVALTRAPATRHPARVLAQPAVSKVEVSAKLCTPDGVIIATAPRRAKADYARARRWRWGDAVMEEG comes from the coding sequence ATGACCGCTCCCGACCTACCGGCCGAGTTGAAAGCAGCGCTCGACGCCAGGCTGCAGGGCCTGTCGCGCAGCGACGCGGCCGAACGCGCCGCGCTGATCTCAAGGACCTATCGCGGCGGCGGCGGCTCGGGCGCGATCAGGTCGGAGGCCGATGCGCTGGCCTATGCGCTGGCGCGGATGCCCGCGACCTATGCCGCTGTCATTGCAAGCCTGAACGCGCTCGCTGAGATCACGCCGGACTTCGCGCCCCAAAACCTGCTCGATGTCGGCGCGGGGCCGGGAACGGCGAGCTGGGCCGCGGCCGAAGCTTTTTCATCGCTGCAAAGTTTTACGCTGCTGGATGCCAACGACGCCTTGCGCGCGCTGGCGCTCGATCTCGGCAGCGGCAGCACGCGCCTGCGCGGCATGACATATCAACGCGGCGAAGCCCGGGCCGCGCTCGCGGATGCCGAGCCGGCCGACCTTGTGGTGGCAAGCTACATGATCGGCGAAACAAGCGAGGCGGAACAACGCGCGCTCACCGAGTTGATGTGGGCAAAAACCCGCGACACGCTATTGATCGTCGAACCCGGCACGCCGGCGGGCTACGCCCGGATAATCGCAGCGCGCGCGCAGCTGATCGAATCAGGCGCGCATGTCGTAGCACCCTGCCCACATGACGGCCGCTGTCCGCTGACGGCGCCGGACTGGTGCCATTTCACGCAGCGGCTGCCACGCTTGCGCGCGCACAAGCAGATCAAGGGCGCCGAACTTCCCTTCGAAGACGAAAAATTCAGCTATGTCGCGCTGACGCGCGCGCCGGCGACCCGCCATCCCGCCCGGGTGCTGGCGCAGCCTGCCGTCAGCAAGGTCGAAGTATCGGCAAAACTCTGCACGCCGGATGGCGTCATCATCGCAACAGCGCCCCGCCGCGCCAAAGCGGACTATGCGCGGGCCCGGCGCTGGCGCTGGGGCGACGCGGTGATGGAGGAAGGTTAA